A stretch of DNA from Melioribacteraceae bacterium 4301-Me:
TACATGTTATATGCACCTATAAAATTGAAAAATTATTTTATTATCCCCGCATCAAGTTATTTATCACTTGATTTAAAGAAAAATTTCTACGTTGCTAAGTCCCTTTTTGTAGCAGATTCAAATATGAATTTTGTAAAAGAAATATTACCATGGGACGAAGCTTATAAAAACGAAAATGTTTATGCTATATATAATAAAGCAGTATTGCTGACTAAAGGTAAAGCAAATACTTTTTTTGCAAGACAACAGGCATCTATGTTAATACACTATATAGATAGTGAGCTAAATATTATTAAGTCGTTTGGGATTAAAGCTAAATTCTTTAAGGAACCACCTGATATGAAAATTGAGAATGTGGCAAAATCATTGGATGCTACTGCAGAGTACGGGTCAAAAACCACAAGGTTTGAAGCAATGGGTTTTGATTCAGTTAATAATCGATTGGTAGTATATTATGTTAATTTACGAAAAGAGTCTTGGTATAATAGGTCGATGTTAAGTGGTACACATTATTTACAAATATATAACTCAAACTATGACTGTATTTTTGATGATGAAGTTGATGGTCGCCTGGCTTTTGTAAATAACGAACTAATATACTTATT
This window harbors:
- a CDS encoding 6-bladed beta-propeller, which codes for MLVKILAFLLIMVIIFSCDEGEKYSVYHSKYTPNYKLECVDSITYKNTSKNYLGLIKDIEFWNGYILIIDHHFKKLWVFDKKMNLLRSIGKEGRGPEEYTFPPYICADNKNFMLVDYRTKIINVYDSNLNFIKKLYLPKDIFYMLYAPIKLKNYFIIPASSYLSLDLKKNFYVAKSLFVADSNMNFVKEILPWDEAYKNENVYAIYNKAVLLTKGKANTFFARQQASMLIHYIDSELNIIKSFGIKAKFFKEPPDMKIENVAKSLDATAEYGSKTTRFEAMGFDSVNNRLVVYYVNLRKESWYNRSMLSGTHYLQIYNSNYDCIFDDEVDGRLAFVNNELIYLLTDENPDFVRIKIYRLRGL